The Panicum virgatum strain AP13 chromosome 5K, P.virgatum_v5, whole genome shotgun sequence genome has a window encoding:
- the LOC120706916 gene encoding probable chromatin-remodeling complex ATPase chain isoform X2 has translation MANPAKYDDEEEEVSSSAEEEEDQSDSAGSGSGEEGGEDAAAPPAGEEEEVDEEEIEAVTTGAGSEEEDAGAAAPAEGGDESQSTEDDETAPGDDGDETDAVAGKREKARLKELQKIKRQKIQEILDTQNAAIDADMNNKGKGRLKYLLQQTEIFAHFAKGSQSKEKKPHGRGRHASKMTEEEEDEEYLKEEEDALAGAGGTRLVSQPSCIKGKMRDYQLAGLNWLIRLYENGINGILADEMGLGKTLQTISLLGYLHEFRGITGPHMVVAPKSTLGNWMKEIQRFCPVLRAVKFLGNPEERNHIRDNLLQPGKFDVCVTSFEMAIKEKTALRRFSWRYIIIDEAHRIKNENSLLSKTMRIYNTNYRLLITGTPLQNNLHELWALLNFLLPEIFSSAETFDEWFQISGENDQQEVVQQLHKVLRPFLLRRLKSDVEKGLPPKKETILKVGMSQMQKQYYRALLQKDLEVINAGGERKRLLNIAMQLRKCCNHPYLFQGAEPGPPYTTGEHLIENAGKMVLLDKLLPKLKERDSRVLIFSQMTRLLDILEDYLMYRGYRYCRIDGNTGGEDRDASIEAFNKLGSEKFVFLLSTRAGGLGINLATADVVVLYDSDWNPQADLQAQDRAHRIGQKKEVQVFRFCTEYTIEEKVIERAYKKLALDALVIQQGRLAEQKSVNKDDLLQMVRFGAEMVFSSKDSTITDEDIDRIIAKGEETTAELDAKMKKFTEDAIKFKMDDNAELYDFDDEKVDFKKLVSDNWIEPPRRERKRNYSESEYFKQALRQGAPAKPREPRIPRMPHLHDFQFFNNQRLNELYEKEVRYLMQANQKKDTIDGEDEDQLEPLTAEEQEEKEQLLEEGFASWTRRDFNTFIRACEKYGRNDTKSIASEMEGKTEEEVQRYAKVFKERYKELSDYDRIIKNIERGEARISRKDEIMRAIGKKLDRYKNPWLELKIQYGQNKGKFYNEECDRFMLCMVHKLGYGNWDELKAAFRMSPLFRFDWFVKSRTAQELARRCDTLIRLVEKENQEYDEQERLARKEKRLAKNMTPTKRGASRNSEGETTPSNSFKRRRQSLMDDYVGSGRHKRQ, from the exons ATGGCGAACCCGGCGAagtacgacgacgaggaggaggaggtctcGTCctccgccgaggaggaggaggaccagtCCGACTCCGCCGGCTCCGgatctggcgaggaggggggcgAGGACGCCGCGGCACCTcccgcgggggaggaggaggaggtcgatGAGGAGGAGATCGAGGCCGTCACTACCGGCGCCGGctccgaggaggaggacgccggtGCCGCGGCCCCTGCGGAAGGCGGCGACGAGTCCCAGTCTACCGAGGACGACGAGACCGCCCCGGGTGACGATGGCGACGAG ACTGATGCAGTGGCCGGGAAGCGTGAGAAAGCCAGGCTAAAGGAGCTCCAGAAGATAAAGAGGCAAAAAATCCAAGAAATATTGGATACTCAAAATGCTGCCATTGATGCTGACATG AATAATAAAGGGAAGGGACGATTGAAATATCTTCTTCAGCAGACGGAAATATTTGCTCACTTTGCAAAAGGAAGTCAATCTAAAGAGAAAAAACCACATGGGCG GGGGCGACATGCATCAAAGATgacggaagaagaggaagatgaagaataccttaaggaggaggaagatgccCTTGCTGGTGCAGGGGGAACACGATTAGTTTCTCAGCCTTCAT GCATTAAAGGAAAAATGCGAGATTACCAGTTGGCTGGGCTTAATTGGCTCATACGGTTGTATGAGAATGGTATCAATGGGATTCTAGCTGATGAGATG GGCCTTGGGAAAACTCTTCAAACCATTTCACTGCTGGGCTACCTGCATGAATTCAGAGGTATAACTGGTCCTCACATGGTTGTTGCACCGAAGTCCACACTTGGCAACTGGATGAAGGAAATTCAGCGTTTTTGCCCTGTCCTTCGTGCTGTGAAGTTCTTGGGAAATCCAGAAGAGAGG AACCATATAAGGGACAATTTGCTACAGCCTGGGAAATTTGATGTGTGTGTGACTAGTTTTGAAATGGCAATCAAAGAAAAAACTGCATTGAGGCGTTTCAGCTGGCGCTACATTATTATTGATGAAGCTCACCGGATAAAAAATGAGAATTCTCTTCTATCGAAGACTATGAGGATTTACAACACTAATTATCGTCTCCTCATCACAGGCACTCCACTGCAG AATAATCTCCATGAGCTTTGGGCTCTCCTCAACTTCTTGCTACCTGAAATATTTAGCTCTGCTGAGACCTTTGATGAATGGTTTCAAATTTCTGGAGAAAATGATCAACAGGAGGTGGTCCAGCAGCTCCATAAG GTCCTTCGCCCATTTCTTCTTCGGAGGCTTAAGTCTGATGTAGAAAAGGGTTTACCTCCAAAGAAGGAAACCATACTTAAAGTTGGAATGTCTCAGATGCAAAAGCAGTACTATCGTGCTCTGCTTCAGAAAGATTTGGAGGTTATTAATGCTGGTGGTGAACGCAAGCGATTGCTTAACATTGCCATGCAATTACGCAAATGTTGTAACCATCCATATCTATTCCAAGGAGCTGAACCTGGTCCACCGTACACAACTGGTGAACATCTAATCGAGAATGCAG GAAAAATGGTGTTGTTAGATAAATTGCTGCCCAAGCTAAAGGAACGTGATTCCAGAGTCCTTATTTTCTCACAG ATGACAAGGCTTTTGGATATCTTGGAAGATTATCTTATGTACAGAGGGTATCGGTATTGCCGCATTGATGGAAATACAGGCGGAGAGGATCGTGATGCATCCATTGAAGCTTTTAACAAGCTGGGAAGTGAGAAGTTTGTTTTCTTGCTTTCAACTAGGGCAGGTGGCCTTGGTATCAACTTGGCCACTGCTGATGTTGTGGTTCTTTATGACAGCGATTG GAATCCACAAGCTGATCTGCAAGCTCAAGACCGTGCTCATAGGATAGGCCAGAAGAAAGAGGTTCAAGTTTTTCGCTTTTGCACAGAG TATACTATTGAGGAAAAAGTGATTGAGAGAGCTTACAAGAAGCTTGCGTTGGATGCTTTGGTTATTCAGCAAGGACGTTTGGCAGAGCAGAAAA GTGTCAATAAGGATGATCTTCTGCAAATGGTAAGGTTTGGTGCTGAAATGGTTTTCAGTTCTAAAGACAGCACAATAACAGATGAGGATATAGATCGTATTATAGCCAAAGGAGAGGAAACAACAGCAGAACTTGATGCGAAAATGAAAAAGTTCACTGAGGATGCCATTAAATTTAAGATGGATGATA ACGCTGAATtgtatgattttgatgatgagaaG GTTGATTTCAAGAAACTTGTCAGTGATAACTGGATCGAGCCACCTAGAAGAGAAAGGAAGAGGAA CTACTCCGAGTCTGAGTACTTTAAGCAAGCTCTTCGCCAAGGTGCACCAGCAAAGCCTAGGGAACCAAGGATTCCAAGAATGCCACACTT GCATGATTTCCAGTTCTTCAACAACCAAAGGCTAAATGAATTGTATGAAAAGGAAGTGCGATACCTCATG CAAGCAAACCAGAAGAAAGATACCATAGATGGTGAAGACGAAG ATCAGTTGGAGCCTTTGACTGCAGAGGAACAGGAAGAGAAGGAGCAGTTACTAGAAGAG GGTTTTGCATCGTGGACAAGGAGAGACTTCAACACCTTTATTCGTGCATGTGAGAAATATGGTCGAAATGACACAAAAAGCATAGCCTCTGAAATGGAAGGGAAAACAGAAGAGGAGGTTCAGCGATATGCTAAAGTTTTCAAGGAGCGATACAAGGAATTGAGTG ATTATGATAGAATTATCAAGAATATTGAAAGGGGAGAAGCAAGAATATCCCGTAAGGATGAGATTATGAGGGCCATTGGGAAGAAGCTAGACCGCTACAAGAACCCGTGGTTAGAGTTGAAAATTCAGTATGGCCAAAATAAAGGGAAGTTCTATAATGAGGAATGTGACCGTTTTATG CTTTGTATGGTGCATAAACTTGGCTATGGGAACTGGGATGAACTGAAAGCTGCCTTCCGCATGTCTCCCTTGTTCCGATTCGATTGGTTTGTGAAGTCCAGAACTGCACAAGAGTTAGCTAGGCGTTGTGACACCCTTATCCGACTCGTTGAGAAGGAGAATCAAGAATATGATGAGCAAGAAAGGCTGGCAAGGAAGGAGAAAAGGCTTGCTAAG AACATGACTCCAACGAAGCGAGGAGCATCAAGAAATTCGGAGGGTGAGACAACTCCGTCGAATTCATTCAAGAGGCGGCGGCAGTCCCTTATGGATGATTACGTGGGCTCG GGGAGGCATAAGAGACAGTGA
- the LOC120706916 gene encoding probable chromatin-remodeling complex ATPase chain isoform X1 produces MANPAKYDDEEEEVSSSAEEEEDQSDSAGSGSGEEGGEDAAAPPAGEEEEVDEEEIEAVTTGAGSEEEDAGAAAPAEGGDESQSTEDDETAPGDDGDETDAVAGKREKARLKELQKIKRQKIQEILDTQNAAIDADMNNKGKGRLKYLLQQTEIFAHFAKGSQSKEKKPHGRGRHASKMTEEEEDEEYLKEEEDALAGAGGTRLVSQPSCIKGKMRDYQLAGLNWLIRLYENGINGILADEMGLGKTLQTISLLGYLHEFRGITGPHMVVAPKSTLGNWMKEIQRFCPVLRAVKFLGNPEERNHIRDNLLQPGKFDVCVTSFEMAIKEKTALRRFSWRYIIIDEAHRIKNENSLLSKTMRIYNTNYRLLITGTPLQNNLHELWALLNFLLPEIFSSAETFDEWFQISGENDQQEVVQQLHKVLRPFLLRRLKSDVEKGLPPKKETILKVGMSQMQKQYYRALLQKDLEVINAGGERKRLLNIAMQLRKCCNHPYLFQGAEPGPPYTTGEHLIENAGKMVLLDKLLPKLKERDSRVLIFSQMTRLLDILEDYLMYRGYRYCRIDGNTGGEDRDASIEAFNKLGSEKFVFLLSTRAGGLGINLATADVVVLYDSDWNPQADLQAQDRAHRIGQKKEVQVFRFCTEYTIEEKVIERAYKKLALDALVIQQGRLAEQKSVNKDDLLQMVRFGAEMVFSSKDSTITDEDIDRIIAKGEETTAELDAKMKKFTEDAIKFKMDDNAELYDFDDEKDENKVDFKKLVSDNWIEPPRRERKRNYSESEYFKQALRQGAPAKPREPRIPRMPHLHDFQFFNNQRLNELYEKEVRYLMQANQKKDTIDGEDEDQLEPLTAEEQEEKEQLLEEGFASWTRRDFNTFIRACEKYGRNDTKSIASEMEGKTEEEVQRYAKVFKERYKELSDYDRIIKNIERGEARISRKDEIMRAIGKKLDRYKNPWLELKIQYGQNKGKFYNEECDRFMLCMVHKLGYGNWDELKAAFRMSPLFRFDWFVKSRTAQELARRCDTLIRLVEKENQEYDEQERLARKEKRLAKNMTPTKRGASRNSEGETTPSNSFKRRRQSLMDDYVGSGRHKRQ; encoded by the exons ATGGCGAACCCGGCGAagtacgacgacgaggaggaggaggtctcGTCctccgccgaggaggaggaggaccagtCCGACTCCGCCGGCTCCGgatctggcgaggaggggggcgAGGACGCCGCGGCACCTcccgcgggggaggaggaggaggtcgatGAGGAGGAGATCGAGGCCGTCACTACCGGCGCCGGctccgaggaggaggacgccggtGCCGCGGCCCCTGCGGAAGGCGGCGACGAGTCCCAGTCTACCGAGGACGACGAGACCGCCCCGGGTGACGATGGCGACGAG ACTGATGCAGTGGCCGGGAAGCGTGAGAAAGCCAGGCTAAAGGAGCTCCAGAAGATAAAGAGGCAAAAAATCCAAGAAATATTGGATACTCAAAATGCTGCCATTGATGCTGACATG AATAATAAAGGGAAGGGACGATTGAAATATCTTCTTCAGCAGACGGAAATATTTGCTCACTTTGCAAAAGGAAGTCAATCTAAAGAGAAAAAACCACATGGGCG GGGGCGACATGCATCAAAGATgacggaagaagaggaagatgaagaataccttaaggaggaggaagatgccCTTGCTGGTGCAGGGGGAACACGATTAGTTTCTCAGCCTTCAT GCATTAAAGGAAAAATGCGAGATTACCAGTTGGCTGGGCTTAATTGGCTCATACGGTTGTATGAGAATGGTATCAATGGGATTCTAGCTGATGAGATG GGCCTTGGGAAAACTCTTCAAACCATTTCACTGCTGGGCTACCTGCATGAATTCAGAGGTATAACTGGTCCTCACATGGTTGTTGCACCGAAGTCCACACTTGGCAACTGGATGAAGGAAATTCAGCGTTTTTGCCCTGTCCTTCGTGCTGTGAAGTTCTTGGGAAATCCAGAAGAGAGG AACCATATAAGGGACAATTTGCTACAGCCTGGGAAATTTGATGTGTGTGTGACTAGTTTTGAAATGGCAATCAAAGAAAAAACTGCATTGAGGCGTTTCAGCTGGCGCTACATTATTATTGATGAAGCTCACCGGATAAAAAATGAGAATTCTCTTCTATCGAAGACTATGAGGATTTACAACACTAATTATCGTCTCCTCATCACAGGCACTCCACTGCAG AATAATCTCCATGAGCTTTGGGCTCTCCTCAACTTCTTGCTACCTGAAATATTTAGCTCTGCTGAGACCTTTGATGAATGGTTTCAAATTTCTGGAGAAAATGATCAACAGGAGGTGGTCCAGCAGCTCCATAAG GTCCTTCGCCCATTTCTTCTTCGGAGGCTTAAGTCTGATGTAGAAAAGGGTTTACCTCCAAAGAAGGAAACCATACTTAAAGTTGGAATGTCTCAGATGCAAAAGCAGTACTATCGTGCTCTGCTTCAGAAAGATTTGGAGGTTATTAATGCTGGTGGTGAACGCAAGCGATTGCTTAACATTGCCATGCAATTACGCAAATGTTGTAACCATCCATATCTATTCCAAGGAGCTGAACCTGGTCCACCGTACACAACTGGTGAACATCTAATCGAGAATGCAG GAAAAATGGTGTTGTTAGATAAATTGCTGCCCAAGCTAAAGGAACGTGATTCCAGAGTCCTTATTTTCTCACAG ATGACAAGGCTTTTGGATATCTTGGAAGATTATCTTATGTACAGAGGGTATCGGTATTGCCGCATTGATGGAAATACAGGCGGAGAGGATCGTGATGCATCCATTGAAGCTTTTAACAAGCTGGGAAGTGAGAAGTTTGTTTTCTTGCTTTCAACTAGGGCAGGTGGCCTTGGTATCAACTTGGCCACTGCTGATGTTGTGGTTCTTTATGACAGCGATTG GAATCCACAAGCTGATCTGCAAGCTCAAGACCGTGCTCATAGGATAGGCCAGAAGAAAGAGGTTCAAGTTTTTCGCTTTTGCACAGAG TATACTATTGAGGAAAAAGTGATTGAGAGAGCTTACAAGAAGCTTGCGTTGGATGCTTTGGTTATTCAGCAAGGACGTTTGGCAGAGCAGAAAA GTGTCAATAAGGATGATCTTCTGCAAATGGTAAGGTTTGGTGCTGAAATGGTTTTCAGTTCTAAAGACAGCACAATAACAGATGAGGATATAGATCGTATTATAGCCAAAGGAGAGGAAACAACAGCAGAACTTGATGCGAAAATGAAAAAGTTCACTGAGGATGCCATTAAATTTAAGATGGATGATA ACGCTGAATtgtatgattttgatgatgagaaG GATGAAAACAAGGTTGATTTCAAGAAACTTGTCAGTGATAACTGGATCGAGCCACCTAGAAGAGAAAGGAAGAGGAA CTACTCCGAGTCTGAGTACTTTAAGCAAGCTCTTCGCCAAGGTGCACCAGCAAAGCCTAGGGAACCAAGGATTCCAAGAATGCCACACTT GCATGATTTCCAGTTCTTCAACAACCAAAGGCTAAATGAATTGTATGAAAAGGAAGTGCGATACCTCATG CAAGCAAACCAGAAGAAAGATACCATAGATGGTGAAGACGAAG ATCAGTTGGAGCCTTTGACTGCAGAGGAACAGGAAGAGAAGGAGCAGTTACTAGAAGAG GGTTTTGCATCGTGGACAAGGAGAGACTTCAACACCTTTATTCGTGCATGTGAGAAATATGGTCGAAATGACACAAAAAGCATAGCCTCTGAAATGGAAGGGAAAACAGAAGAGGAGGTTCAGCGATATGCTAAAGTTTTCAAGGAGCGATACAAGGAATTGAGTG ATTATGATAGAATTATCAAGAATATTGAAAGGGGAGAAGCAAGAATATCCCGTAAGGATGAGATTATGAGGGCCATTGGGAAGAAGCTAGACCGCTACAAGAACCCGTGGTTAGAGTTGAAAATTCAGTATGGCCAAAATAAAGGGAAGTTCTATAATGAGGAATGTGACCGTTTTATG CTTTGTATGGTGCATAAACTTGGCTATGGGAACTGGGATGAACTGAAAGCTGCCTTCCGCATGTCTCCCTTGTTCCGATTCGATTGGTTTGTGAAGTCCAGAACTGCACAAGAGTTAGCTAGGCGTTGTGACACCCTTATCCGACTCGTTGAGAAGGAGAATCAAGAATATGATGAGCAAGAAAGGCTGGCAAGGAAGGAGAAAAGGCTTGCTAAG AACATGACTCCAACGAAGCGAGGAGCATCAAGAAATTCGGAGGGTGAGACAACTCCGTCGAATTCATTCAAGAGGCGGCGGCAGTCCCTTATGGATGATTACGTGGGCTCG GGGAGGCATAAGAGACAGTGA
- the LOC120706918 gene encoding glutaredoxin-C1-like, giving the protein MDRVTRLASQRAVVIFTTSSCCMCHTVTQLFRELGVNATVVELDGDPRGTEMDKALARLLGRSTGVPAVFIGGRLVGSTDKVMSLHLSGNLVPLLRNAGALWV; this is encoded by the coding sequence ATGGACCGGGTAACGAGGCTGGCATCGCAGCGTGCTGTGGTGATCTTCACCACGAGCTCCTGCTGCATGTGTCACACAGTGACGCAGCTCTTCCGTGAGCTCGGGGTGAACGCAACGGTGGTGGAGTTGGACGGGGACCCTCGGGGAACGGAGATGGACAAGGCACTGGCGAGGCTGCTGGGCCGCAGCACCGGTGTGCCAGCAGTGTTCATCGGCGGCAGGCTCGTCGGGTCCACGGACAAGGTCATGTCGCTCCACCTCAGCGGCAACCTCGTCCCGCTGCTGCGCAATGCGGGGGCACTCTGGGTGTAG